From Kangiella sp. TOML190, one genomic window encodes:
- the slmA gene encoding nucleoid occlusion factor SlmA encodes MALTKKSTKRKEEILQALALMLEKEPGARITTSKLAAAVGVSEAALYRHFPSKARMFEGLIEFAEQELFSRVNRISKEQDLLENQCQQIIALILTFASRNPGISRLLTGEALTGEHERLRGRISQLFNRLETHLKQLFKQAELVRQDTFSPDAASRANILMAFAEGRIQQYVRTNFLQSPLANWEQEWSLLKIIC; translated from the coding sequence ATGGCATTGACAAAAAAATCTACCAAAAGAAAAGAAGAAATATTACAAGCCTTGGCTCTGATGTTAGAAAAAGAGCCTGGGGCGAGGATTACTACTTCTAAGTTGGCCGCGGCGGTTGGGGTTTCCGAGGCAGCCTTGTACCGGCACTTTCCCAGTAAAGCGCGGATGTTTGAAGGTTTGATTGAGTTTGCCGAGCAAGAGCTCTTTTCGCGAGTCAATCGAATTTCCAAAGAGCAGGATTTACTCGAGAACCAGTGTCAGCAAATTATTGCTTTGATTCTAACCTTTGCTAGCCGTAATCCTGGGATAAGTCGTTTACTTACTGGTGAGGCTCTAACTGGCGAGCATGAGCGTTTGCGAGGCCGCATCAGTCAATTGTTTAACCGATTGGAAACACACCTTAAGCAGTTGTTTAAACAGGCAGAGTTAGTTAGACAGGATACTTTTAGTCCCGATGCAGCTAGTCGTGCCAATATTTTGATGGCATTTGCCGAAGGGCGTATTCAGCAGTATGTCCGAACCAACTTTTTACAGTCGCCACTGGCTAATTGGGAGCAAGAATGGTCTCTGTTAAAGATCATTTGTTAA
- a CDS encoding DUF3301 domain-containing protein: MTYLFILLFIALLTGLYSYNTTVRESAYRAAQQACQESQVQNLDGYVALKSLYFGRNNENKLRLLKRYQFEFTTTGSKRYLGHIIMQGKFPIIVEMEPTD, encoded by the coding sequence ATGACTTATCTTTTTATCCTGCTTTTTATTGCACTTTTAACCGGCCTCTATAGCTACAATACGACAGTTCGAGAGTCCGCTTATCGAGCTGCGCAACAGGCCTGTCAAGAATCACAGGTGCAGAACCTTGATGGCTATGTTGCCTTAAAAAGCCTGTATTTTGGCCGAAATAACGAGAATAAGTTAAGATTACTCAAACGTTATCAGTTTGAATTCACCACCACTGGTTCTAAACGCTATTTGGGGCATATTATTATGCAAGGTAAATTTCCGATAATAGTGGAAATGGAACCCACGGACTAA
- a CDS encoding patatin-like phospholipase family protein has protein sequence MSKKITLLDWLKQEPFSLTLSSGFFGFFAHTGVLTVLEEEGLTPQRVLGASSGALAGACWAAGINSIDLRTILFALKRQDFWDPGFGWGLLKGEKFRQKLAEILPVNRFEDCPIPLALSAYDLKK, from the coding sequence ATGTCGAAAAAAATCACGCTACTTGATTGGCTAAAACAAGAGCCTTTTAGTTTGACGTTATCCTCGGGTTTCTTCGGCTTTTTTGCTCATACCGGAGTCTTAACCGTACTGGAAGAAGAGGGATTAACTCCGCAAAGAGTGTTAGGGGCTAGCTCAGGTGCTTTGGCAGGAGCTTGTTGGGCGGCGGGGATTAACTCGATTGATTTGCGCACCATTTTATTTGCGCTAAAACGGCAAGATTTTTGGGATCCGGGTTTTGGTTGGGGATTACTTAAAGGTGAAAAATTTCGACAAAAGTTAGCGGAAATTTTGCCCGTAAATCGTTTCGAAGATTGTCCTATTCCGCTGGCTTTATCCGCCTATGATCTAAAAAAGTAG
- a CDS encoding S1 RNA-binding domain-containing protein, with protein MSIKLGQYNQLFVLKSNEHGLYLGERESSPPHDRILLPLRYASSNLAIGDKIEVFVYLDSEDRPIATTETPKAQVGKFQLLKCLEVNKVGAFMDWGLPKDLLAPYGQQFKPMQAGRSYLVYLYIDNASQRIVATSKLDRYLDKTPTFYKKRQAVDLIIRRKTDLGYLAIVNHQHSGMIFKDQTVTPLKVGQSLQGFIKELRPDGKIHLALSKGAIQDKDRLAGDVINELKKQRGYLPLNDKSRPEDIYRTFKVSKAVFKRTIGKLYKERKIRIEADGIYLV; from the coding sequence TTGAGCATAAAACTCGGACAATACAATCAACTTTTTGTCTTAAAAAGCAATGAGCATGGCCTTTATTTAGGCGAGAGAGAGTCCAGCCCGCCTCACGATAGGATTTTATTGCCCTTACGCTACGCCTCGTCCAATCTTGCGATTGGCGATAAAATTGAGGTTTTCGTGTATCTCGACTCTGAAGACCGCCCTATTGCCACCACTGAGACGCCCAAAGCCCAAGTCGGCAAATTCCAGTTACTCAAATGCTTGGAAGTCAACAAAGTCGGGGCCTTTATGGACTGGGGTCTGCCAAAAGATTTATTGGCTCCCTATGGCCAACAGTTTAAACCAATGCAAGCGGGCCGCTCTTATCTCGTTTATCTGTATATTGATAATGCCAGCCAAAGAATTGTCGCCACCAGTAAGTTAGATCGTTATTTGGATAAAACTCCAACTTTCTATAAAAAACGCCAAGCGGTGGATCTGATTATTCGACGCAAAACCGATCTGGGCTATCTAGCTATCGTTAATCATCAGCATTCAGGGATGATATTTAAAGACCAAACCGTAACACCCTTAAAAGTCGGGCAATCGCTACAAGGTTTTATCAAAGAACTACGACCGGATGGAAAAATCCATTTGGCTTTGAGTAAAGGCGCGATTCAAGACAAGGATCGCTTGGCAGGCGACGTGATCAATGAGTTAAAAAAGCAAAGAGGCTATTTGCCGCTCAATGACAAGAGCCGCCCAGAAGATATTTATCGTACTTTCAAGGTGAGTAAAGCCGTGTTCAAACGCACCATCGGTAAACTCTACAAAGAGCGCAAAATTCGTATCGAAGCGGATGGCATTTACCTAGTATAA
- the rpmB gene encoding 50S ribosomal protein L28 — protein MAKVCQVTGKRPVTGNNVSHAKNRTKRRFLPNLHTHRFWVESENRFVKLRVSTKGMRIIDKKGIDSVLVDVRKAGHKV, from the coding sequence ATGGCTAAAGTTTGTCAGGTAACTGGTAAGCGCCCAGTGACAGGTAACAATGTGTCACACGCAAAAAACCGCACTAAGCGTCGTTTTTTACCTAATCTACACACTCACCGTTTTTGGGTTGAGTCTGAAAACCGTTTCGTGAAACTGCGCGTTTCTACGAAAGGTATGCGCATCATCGACAAGAAAGGTATCGACTCGGTACTAGTTGACGTTCGCAAAGCTGGTCATAAGGTATAA
- the radC gene encoding DNA repair protein RadC — MKIMEWPQAERPRERLMTRGAAHLSDAELLAIFLRTGTRKLNVVDLARYLLHDFQGLKALLEADFSTFKRYPGLGTAKFCQLQAALELSKRYLQQSLELEQAFTNPEQVKLYLKSLLSQQKREQFCLLLLNSQHQLRATEVLFQGTINSAEVHPRIVVEKALAYQAAAVIFAHNHPSGEPKPSEADISLTQQLKKALKLVDIRTLDHIIVAQSKTYSFAEHGLL, encoded by the coding sequence ATGAAAATTATGGAATGGCCACAAGCCGAAAGACCCCGAGAACGCCTAATGACAAGGGGTGCAGCCCATTTAAGTGACGCCGAACTGCTAGCAATATTCCTGCGAACCGGCACCAGAAAACTTAACGTAGTGGATTTAGCACGCTATCTATTGCACGACTTTCAAGGGCTCAAAGCCTTGCTAGAAGCCGACTTTTCCACTTTTAAGCGCTATCCAGGGTTAGGAACTGCCAAATTTTGTCAGCTGCAAGCGGCCTTAGAGTTATCTAAGCGCTATCTACAGCAGTCTTTAGAGCTAGAGCAAGCGTTCACTAACCCCGAACAGGTTAAGCTGTACTTGAAAAGCTTACTATCCCAACAAAAACGTGAACAATTTTGCCTGTTGCTACTTAACTCTCAACACCAATTGCGGGCTACCGAAGTCTTGTTCCAAGGCACTATTAATAGCGCCGAAGTGCACCCAAGAATTGTGGTAGAAAAAGCCCTCGCCTACCAAGCTGCAGCAGTAATTTTTGCCCATAATCACCCTAGCGGCGAACCCAAACCAAGCGAAGCAGATATTAGCCTCACTCAACAACTAAAAAAAGCCTTAAAATTGGTTGATATTCGTACGCTGGATCATATAATCGTCGCCCAGTCCAAGACCTACTCTTTTGCCGAGCATGGGCTCTTATAA
- a CDS encoding phosphomannomutase/phosphoglucomutase, whose product MRKGKNLLSFFIPAIAIGAVLILVAAAAFYFWGYKQPLEQQASFYLQSTVDEKAKKIADRIAEIQARVDQLAKTESNEEQFKAKVQQWLPEVDSVVFIAEDNLNVKPDASPAITHVVLDLFRQALGGANTAPELIIKDGNPSYVAFVSKLTSQSDAADMPNKLVLVAIQPQRFATMLGAIQGPLQLQVLQHYTDGNHLIASAGNYSAAAGVPLVESERFGTNWSVGLWQDASAFSPSMLLPLACLLAILGGVLVTALLPYLNLNSQLKSEARSFIKGIADNRMPSNFKMGFFNELAASYRRVHATDEVDEVLEEAQEVTTDTSEKADDEVATDKLEVDLIQVAEKISPEIFRAYDIRGVAGKNLNEEIVYALGRAIGSEAYARGEQKILVARDGRISSPRLHNALLQGMTSSGRDIIDLGMVPTPVMYFATQALNVRSGVMLTGSHNPAQHNGLKVVLAGETLYGRDIEAIYNRIKDNDLLSGKGEVKQLDFEQSYLEKVVSDIQLDKPLKVVVDCGNGVTGNLVPRLLQALGCEVIALYTEVDGNFPNHHPDPNSSANLQDLIAMVRTEEADIGLAFDGDGDRLGVVDSSGKIIWTDRVMMLFAMDVLSRNSGAEILFDVKCSRYLAEVIRQNQGTPVMWKTGHSLMKAKMRETGAPLGGEGSGHIYFKERWNGFDDAIYAAVRLLELLSKDSRSSEAIFSGFPEGVSSEEINVPIPDKVKFKLIDALSEKVDFEGANLNTIDGIRAEYEQGWFLVRASNTTPSIVVKFEADNDIALERLKNILKAQLGVVAPKLKVNF is encoded by the coding sequence ATGAGAAAGGGTAAAAATTTATTAAGCTTTTTTATTCCAGCGATAGCAATTGGTGCGGTACTAATTTTGGTGGCTGCTGCTGCCTTTTACTTTTGGGGTTATAAGCAACCGCTAGAGCAGCAAGCCAGCTTTTATTTGCAGTCTACGGTGGATGAAAAAGCTAAAAAGATCGCTGACCGTATTGCTGAAATCCAAGCTAGAGTTGATCAGCTAGCGAAAACCGAGTCAAACGAAGAACAGTTTAAAGCCAAGGTGCAACAGTGGTTACCTGAGGTGGATTCGGTGGTCTTTATTGCTGAAGATAATTTAAATGTTAAGCCTGACGCCTCTCCAGCCATTACCCATGTAGTGCTTGATTTATTTCGACAAGCGTTAGGTGGTGCTAATACAGCGCCTGAGCTAATTATCAAAGATGGAAACCCCAGTTATGTTGCCTTTGTCAGCAAGTTGACGAGCCAATCTGATGCTGCTGATATGCCAAATAAATTGGTGTTGGTGGCCATCCAACCGCAACGCTTTGCGACTATGTTGGGCGCCATTCAGGGACCTTTGCAGTTGCAGGTCTTACAACACTACACCGATGGTAATCACTTGATTGCCAGTGCCGGCAATTACAGCGCAGCTGCTGGTGTTCCGTTGGTTGAATCAGAGCGTTTTGGTACTAATTGGTCCGTGGGCTTATGGCAAGATGCTAGTGCTTTTAGCCCGAGCATGTTACTGCCTTTAGCTTGTCTTTTGGCCATTTTGGGCGGAGTGTTAGTGACTGCATTATTGCCTTATCTGAATTTAAATTCGCAACTCAAATCCGAAGCACGAAGCTTTATTAAAGGGATCGCTGATAATCGTATGCCTTCGAACTTCAAGATGGGTTTCTTCAACGAGCTGGCGGCAAGTTATCGCCGGGTACATGCCACCGATGAGGTGGATGAAGTGCTTGAAGAGGCGCAAGAAGTTACGACAGATACTTCAGAAAAAGCTGACGATGAGGTGGCGACTGATAAGCTGGAAGTCGATTTAATCCAAGTGGCAGAAAAAATTTCGCCAGAGATTTTCCGTGCTTACGATATTCGGGGGGTTGCGGGTAAAAATCTGAATGAAGAAATTGTCTATGCTTTAGGACGTGCCATCGGTAGTGAAGCTTATGCTCGTGGCGAACAGAAAATTTTGGTGGCTAGAGACGGACGAATTTCTAGCCCGCGCTTACACAATGCGCTGTTACAAGGCATGACCTCAAGTGGTCGTGACATTATTGATTTAGGCATGGTGCCCACTCCAGTGATGTACTTTGCCACTCAAGCCTTAAATGTGCGCTCCGGTGTGATGTTGACAGGCAGCCATAATCCTGCCCAACACAATGGATTAAAGGTGGTATTGGCAGGCGAGACTTTATACGGTCGCGATATTGAAGCCATTTACAATCGCATCAAAGATAATGATTTGTTAAGTGGTAAAGGCGAAGTTAAGCAACTGGACTTTGAACAATCTTATCTGGAAAAAGTGGTCTCCGATATTCAGCTCGATAAACCACTAAAAGTGGTGGTGGACTGCGGTAATGGGGTAACCGGTAATCTCGTTCCTCGCTTATTGCAGGCGTTGGGTTGCGAAGTAATAGCGTTGTACACCGAAGTGGATGGTAACTTCCCAAATCATCATCCCGATCCCAATAGCTCGGCTAACTTACAAGATTTGATAGCCATGGTGCGTACAGAAGAAGCTGACATTGGCTTAGCTTTTGATGGCGATGGCGATAGGCTGGGAGTGGTTGATTCGAGTGGCAAAATTATTTGGACCGACCGCGTGATGATGCTGTTTGCGATGGATGTTTTATCCAGAAATTCTGGTGCGGAGATCTTGTTCGATGTTAAATGCAGCCGTTATTTAGCGGAGGTTATTCGTCAAAACCAAGGGACGCCAGTGATGTGGAAAACGGGTCATTCCTTGATGAAGGCCAAAATGCGCGAAACGGGTGCTCCGTTAGGTGGTGAAGGTAGCGGTCATATCTATTTTAAAGAACGCTGGAATGGTTTTGACGACGCCATTTATGCCGCAGTTCGCTTGCTGGAATTACTATCCAAAGATAGTCGTTCATCGGAAGCGATTTTCTCGGGTTTCCCAGAAGGGGTTTCGTCGGAAGAAATTAATGTACCTATTCCTGATAAGGTTAAGTTCAAATTGATCGATGCCTTATCTGAGAAAGTCGATTTTGAAGGCGCTAACTTGAATACCATTGATGGTATTCGCGCCGAGTATGAGCAGGGCTGGTTCCTAGTTAGAGCTTCAAATACTACGCCGAGCATAGTTGTTAAATTTGAAGCGGATAATGATATTGCTTTAGAGCGGCTGAAGAATATTTTGAAAGCACAACTTGGGGTCGTCGCTCCGAAACTGAAAGTTAATTTTTAA
- the rpmG gene encoding 50S ribosomal protein L33 yields the protein MRDKIRLNSSAGTGHFYTTDKNKKNMPGKMEIKKFDPVVRKHVMYKEGKIK from the coding sequence ATGCGTGATAAAATTCGTTTAAATTCTAGCGCTGGTACAGGTCACTTCTATACCACTGACAAGAACAAGAAAAACATGCCTGGTAAAATGGAGATCAAAAAGTTTGATCCTGTGGTACGCAAGCACGTAATGTACAAAGAAGGCAAAATTAAGTAA
- a CDS encoding biopolymer transporter ExbD yields MRRKHREDDETNIDMTPMLDIVFIMLIFFIVTTSFIKESAIDLKRPSNNSDSPPTEDPPQVIVISIDDKSSITLEERIIDPEAIGANIETKLSEDPRSPVLIRVHNEAENEIMLRAVDQARDAGVDPKKITVARWLVGKK; encoded by the coding sequence ATGAGAAGAAAACATAGAGAAGACGACGAAACGAATATCGATATGACGCCGATGCTAGACATCGTGTTTATCATGTTGATTTTCTTTATCGTTACTACCTCGTTTATTAAAGAATCCGCGATCGATCTAAAGCGTCCAAGTAATAACTCTGACTCGCCTCCAACCGAAGATCCACCGCAGGTTATCGTGATCTCGATTGATGATAAGAGCAGTATTACCCTTGAGGAGCGTATCATCGACCCTGAAGCGATTGGCGCAAATATCGAAACTAAGCTTTCCGAAGATCCGCGTTCACCAGTATTGATCCGCGTTCATAATGAAGCGGAAAACGAAATTATGTTGCGAGCCGTCGACCAAGCGCGAGACGCTGGAGTTGACCCTAAAAAGATCACCGTAGCCCGTTGGCTGGTGGGAAAAAAGTAA
- the coaBC gene encoding bifunctional phosphopantothenoylcysteine decarboxylase/phosphopantothenate--cysteine ligase CoaBC produces MNLSQKKILLGLTGGIAAYKVADLCRQLVKSGAEVRVVMTKGAKAFITPLTLQALSGNPVHDDLLDPNAEAAMGHIELAKWPDLILIAPASADFIARSTAGMADDLLATLCLATAKPVVLVPAMNQQMWANPATQANLEVAARRGMQIWGPASGEQACGDVGLGRMIEPIEIAQKVDEFFHHKPLKGQRWLITAGPTVEKIDPVRYLTNHSSGKMGFAIAAAAVSLGAELVLVSGPVNLSTPAGVKRINVESAQQMLAVVQEQSVGTDCFVACAAVSDYRAKDSAEHKMKKSGDAGLQLELVQNPDILKWMAAESGAFCVGFAAETDNLEAYAKNKMVKKGISMICANDVGRSDIGFGSDRNELKVFYQSANSAEEARHFVIGPALKKDVAKELVELIEQLQQQ; encoded by the coding sequence ATGAATTTAAGCCAAAAGAAAATACTATTGGGCTTAACGGGGGGGATTGCGGCCTATAAAGTAGCCGATCTTTGTCGACAGCTAGTAAAGTCTGGGGCGGAAGTTCGGGTGGTGATGACTAAGGGTGCAAAAGCCTTTATTACCCCTTTGACTCTGCAGGCACTTTCTGGCAATCCGGTTCACGACGATTTGCTTGATCCCAATGCCGAAGCGGCCATGGGGCATATTGAATTGGCAAAATGGCCGGATTTGATCTTAATTGCTCCAGCGAGTGCAGATTTCATTGCTAGAAGCACTGCGGGAATGGCTGATGATTTACTGGCGACTTTGTGTCTTGCCACTGCTAAGCCAGTAGTTTTGGTGCCGGCAATGAACCAGCAAATGTGGGCTAACCCTGCTACTCAGGCCAATCTCGAGGTTGCTGCACGACGTGGTATGCAGATTTGGGGGCCAGCTTCTGGCGAGCAGGCTTGCGGCGATGTGGGTTTGGGGCGAATGATCGAGCCTATCGAAATCGCTCAAAAAGTGGATGAGTTTTTCCATCATAAACCCTTAAAAGGTCAGCGCTGGCTGATTACTGCTGGGCCAACGGTAGAAAAGATCGATCCCGTGCGCTATTTGACTAATCATAGTTCAGGAAAGATGGGGTTTGCGATTGCCGCGGCAGCGGTGAGTTTGGGCGCAGAGCTGGTGCTAGTTAGCGGCCCCGTGAATCTATCTACGCCAGCTGGCGTTAAACGAATTAATGTTGAGTCGGCGCAACAGATGTTAGCGGTGGTACAGGAGCAGTCTGTAGGTACAGACTGTTTTGTGGCATGTGCAGCGGTTTCCGATTATCGAGCCAAAGATAGCGCCGAGCATAAGATGAAAAAGTCGGGTGATGCTGGTTTACAATTAGAACTGGTGCAAAATCCTGATATTTTAAAGTGGATGGCGGCTGAATCTGGGGCCTTTTGTGTGGGCTTTGCCGCGGAAACCGACAATCTAGAAGCGTACGCTAAGAATAAGATGGTAAAAAAGGGCATTTCGATGATCTGTGCCAATGATGTGGGTCGAAGTGATATCGGGTTTGGCAGCGATCGAAATGAGCTTAAGGTCTTTTATCAATCAGCAAACTCGGCAGAAGAAGCGCGACACTTTGTGATTGGACCAGCGTTGAAAAAAGATGTAGCAAAAGAATTAGTAGAACTTATCGAGCAATTACAACAGCAGTAG
- the coaD gene encoding pantetheine-phosphate adenylyltransferase — protein MSKRVLYPGTFDPITNGHIDLVNRACRLFDKVIIAVADNPNKQPLFSLKERVDLVEGVFAGNQQIEVLGFTELLVDFAKKQDAIAILRGIRAVSDFEFEFQLANMNRHLDPDLESFFLTPSEHYSYISSSLVREVASLGGDISAFVDPKVGAALAQKFGAES, from the coding sequence ATGAGCAAACGGGTTTTATATCCTGGAACTTTTGATCCCATTACCAATGGTCATATCGACTTGGTCAATCGTGCTTGTCGCTTGTTTGATAAGGTCATTATCGCAGTGGCCGATAATCCTAACAAACAACCGCTATTTTCACTTAAAGAAAGGGTTGATTTGGTTGAGGGGGTTTTCGCTGGTAACCAACAAATTGAAGTTTTGGGCTTTACCGAGTTACTGGTCGACTTTGCGAAGAAACAAGATGCTATCGCAATTTTGCGCGGTATTCGGGCGGTTTCCGACTTTGAATTTGAGTTCCAACTGGCCAATATGAATCGTCACCTTGACCCCGATTTAGAATCTTTTTTCTTAACCCCATCTGAGCATTACTCCTATATTTCATCCTCCTTGGTGCGAGAAGTGGCGTCACTAGGCGGCGATATTAGTGCCTTTGTCGATCCTAAAGTTGGCGCAGCCTTAGCGCAAAAGTTTGGTGCTGAGAGTTGA
- a CDS encoding YfhL family 4Fe-4S dicluster ferredoxin, translating to MSLKITDECINCDVCEPECPNEAIYQGEEIYEIDPNKCTECVGHYEEPQCQLVCPVDCIPLDENNAESKEQLMVKYEKLTGLPYVEV from the coding sequence ATGTCGTTAAAAATTACTGACGAATGCATTAACTGTGATGTGTGCGAGCCGGAATGTCCGAATGAGGCCATTTATCAAGGCGAAGAAATTTATGAAATTGATCCTAATAAGTGTACTGAATGCGTTGGTCACTATGAAGAGCCACAGTGTCAGTTGGTGTGTCCGGTAGATTGTATTCCGCTGGATGAAAATAATGCAGAATCGAAAGAACAGCTTATGGTGAAATACGAAAAGCTGACAGGTTTACCTTACGTCGAAGTTTAA
- the mutM gene encoding bifunctional DNA-formamidopyrimidine glycosylase/DNA-(apurinic or apyrimidinic site) lyase, whose amino-acid sequence MPELPEVETTRKGLEPYILSSKVKAVNIHFKTLRWPIAIETKSIEGLKSTGLERRAKYLLWHFKHGTVVMHLGMSGAMRIVSSKEPLQKHDHFEVIFANDKALRFNDPRRFGAVLWQTKNQPLAILDNLGPEPLTDKFNPEYLHQALCKRKGAIKNAIMTNQVVVGVGNIYASEALFLAGIKPTAIANKVSKVRLSKLVDAIKHVLAKAIAEGGTTLKDFTQTDGNPGYFAQQLNVYGRDGEACLKCQSTIKRKVIGQRASYYCGNCQR is encoded by the coding sequence ATGCCTGAACTACCCGAAGTAGAAACCACCAGAAAAGGTTTAGAGCCTTATATTCTTAGCTCCAAAGTTAAAGCGGTGAATATCCACTTTAAGACTTTGCGCTGGCCTATTGCGATAGAAACAAAATCTATCGAAGGCTTAAAAAGCACAGGGTTAGAGCGCCGAGCTAAATATCTGTTATGGCATTTTAAACACGGTACGGTAGTTATGCATTTAGGTATGTCTGGCGCTATGCGAATTGTCTCAAGCAAAGAACCTTTGCAAAAACACGACCATTTCGAAGTGATTTTTGCCAATGATAAAGCTCTACGTTTTAACGATCCGCGTCGCTTTGGCGCGGTGTTATGGCAAACCAAAAATCAGCCATTGGCTATCTTGGATAATCTAGGGCCAGAGCCATTAACCGATAAGTTTAATCCTGAGTATCTACATCAAGCGCTATGCAAACGCAAAGGCGCCATTAAAAACGCCATTATGACCAATCAAGTTGTGGTCGGCGTTGGCAATATCTATGCATCGGAAGCTTTATTCCTCGCGGGGATAAAGCCCACTGCGATTGCCAATAAAGTCAGCAAAGTACGTTTAAGCAAACTGGTGGATGCGATAAAGCATGTATTAGCCAAAGCCATAGCCGAGGGCGGCACCACCCTAAAAGACTTTACCCAAACCGACGGTAATCCGGGCTATTTTGCACAGCAGTTAAATGTTTACGGACGTGATGGTGAAGCTTGCTTGAAATGCCAATCCACCATCAAACGCAAAGTCATTGGGCAAAGAGCCAGTTATTATTGTGGCAATTGCCAGAGATAA
- the pyrE gene encoding orotate phosphoribosyltransferase, with the protein MQDYQRQFIDLALSKKVLKFGEFTLKSGRLSPYFFNTGLFDDGNDLAKLGQFYAQTLVENKVEFDLLFGPAYKGIPLVSSTAIALADKHQLNKPYSFNRKEKKDHGEGGNIVGSPLKGDVLIVDDVISAGTAIREAIDIISANGAKPKAVLIALDRQEKGQGELSAVQEVEQDYGLPVYSIVTLTDLISYLEQNDQFSQFYDKVVAYRKTYGV; encoded by the coding sequence ATGCAAGACTATCAGCGCCAATTTATCGATTTGGCCCTCAGTAAAAAAGTTCTCAAGTTCGGCGAATTTACCCTTAAATCCGGTCGTCTTAGTCCTTATTTCTTTAATACCGGTCTATTTGATGATGGTAACGACTTGGCCAAACTCGGCCAGTTCTACGCCCAGACGTTGGTGGAAAATAAAGTCGAGTTTGATCTCTTATTCGGCCCAGCTTACAAAGGCATTCCTTTAGTCAGTAGCACTGCCATAGCACTGGCTGATAAACACCAGCTCAATAAGCCCTACAGTTTTAACCGTAAAGAAAAAAAGGACCATGGGGAAGGCGGTAATATCGTTGGTAGTCCACTCAAAGGCGACGTTTTGATCGTAGATGATGTGATATCCGCCGGTACTGCTATTCGCGAAGCCATCGATATTATTAGCGCCAACGGTGCCAAACCCAAAGCGGTATTGATTGCGCTGGATCGACAAGAAAAAGGCCAGGGCGAATTGTCCGCAGTGCAAGAAGTGGAGCAAGATTATGGCTTGCCAGTGTACTCAATCGTGACCTTAACCGATCTTATTAGCTACCTAGAGCAAAACGATCAGTTTAGCCAATTTTATGATAAGGTAGTGGCGTACCGAAAAACCTATGGAGTTTAG
- a CDS encoding Imm8 family immunity protein — protein sequence MHPQLFAISSAQIEKNELPKDINNFKIEIEIREPSGDDIETFYCYVVSPSYLISTEPCWGRGLLILAEFNWFDIEISIKKMLSHCSGNSWEEIKLKIKHFINNA from the coding sequence ATGCATCCCCAGCTATTCGCAATATCAAGCGCTCAAATTGAAAAAAACGAACTTCCCAAAGATATAAATAATTTCAAAATTGAAATCGAAATTAGAGAGCCTTCTGGTGATGATATTGAAACATTTTACTGCTATGTTGTATCCCCATCTTATTTAATCAGCACAGAACCATGCTGGGGAAGAGGGTTGCTAATTTTAGCAGAATTTAATTGGTTTGATATAGAGATTAGTATCAAGAAAATGCTTTCCCACTGTTCAGGGAATAGCTGGGAAGAAATTAAATTAAAGATTAAACACTTTATTAATAATGCCTGA
- a CDS encoding patatin-like phospholipase family protein — protein MLDSGDLVAAIYASCAIPVMFQPLDYQGFRLIDGGVKDRPALAAAQSDERIFFHHIASKSSWRKKEDPSIQIPKRDNLASLAIYDLPRSGPLKLEVGQEAYQRAYFATRRALNMELIDSNVSVAG, from the coding sequence GTGTTGGATTCGGGCGATCTGGTTGCGGCGATTTATGCCTCTTGCGCCATTCCTGTGATGTTCCAACCTCTTGATTATCAAGGCTTTCGTTTGATTGATGGCGGGGTAAAGGATCGGCCAGCGTTAGCCGCTGCCCAGTCCGATGAGCGGATATTTTTTCACCACATAGCTTCTAAATCTTCTTGGCGTAAAAAAGAGGATCCTTCGATCCAGATCCCCAAGCGTGACAACTTAGCTTCGTTAGCTATTTACGATTTGCCACGTTCTGGTCCGTTGAAACTTGAGGTGGGACAAGAAGCCTATCAAAGGGCTTACTTTGCCACGCGCCGCGCTTTAAATATGGAATTAATAGATTCGAATGTGTCGGTAGCAGGCTAG